The following nucleotide sequence is from Halobacillus mangrovi.
GGTTGTGACCTATCGAAGGAAACGTTGGAAGCCTTGTCCCTTGAAATGCTTCCTCTAAAAGTAACGATCAATAATGAAGAATATGAAGATGGAAAAACCATTTCCCCTCTTCAAGTTTATGAAAGTATGCGGAGCGGTGAAGCACCCAAAACATCTCAAGTATCACCTCAGGCCTTTCGTGAAACCTTCATCAAGTATGTAGAGAAAGACCAGCCCTTCCTCTATTTCGCTTTGTCTTCAAAATTATCCGGTACGTATCAAACAGCCAAAATGGTTGAACAGGAAATAAAAGAAGAATACGAGAACGCTAAATTTGAAGTCATCGACACGAAAGCGGCTTCTTTAGGTTATGGACTTGTTATTATGAGAATCGCTGAACTTGCCAAAGAAGGCAGCAGCTACGAAGACATTCTAGAAATCGGTGAGTATCATGCCGATCACATGGAGCACATTTTCACCGTGGATGATTTAGAATATCTTTATCGTGGTGGACGCGTGAGCCGGACAGCAGCTTTTGTCGGTAGCCTGCTTAAGATAAAACCTCTACTACATATGGAAGATGGAAAGCTGGTTCCACTTGAAAAAATCAGAGGCTCAAAAAAACTTTGGAAGCGTATGGTTGAAATTATAGGTGAACGCGGCAAGGACTTCGAGAATCAACGGATAGCTATCAGTCACGGTGATGCGTTGGAAACTGCTGAACACCTCGCCGATATGATAAAGCAAGAGTACAATGTGAAAGATATTCACATTGATATGATCGGGTCATCGATCGGGGCTCACGCCGGACCCGGGACGATCGCTCTTTTCTTTTTAAATGACATCTATCAATAACTATACCCCAAAAACTGTAACGAAATCCCCCTCAAGACGTCTAATCCCTAAAGAACTGTTGTCATGGGATAAGACTTATAAGGGGGTCTTTTCGTGTTTAAAAAAACAAAATGGTTTCTAATCGTGTTACTTAGCTTAACCCTCATCGGCTGTAGCAGCGGTGAGGACCAATCCGCCGAAGAATCCACGGCAGACACTAGTGAACCTTCAGAAGGAGCGACGTCTGAAGAAGTCGCGACAAACGGTTTGTCTGAAACACCTGAGTCAAAAGATTCGTCTAAGGTGATCCCAGATAATACGGAAGATAAAATGATGGTCTACGAAGCTCATATAGAGCTTGAAACAGAAGATTATGATCAGTTTTACCAGAGCTTACAGGAAAAAATGAACGAAACGGAAGCGTATATTGTTGAAACGAATATCCATAAAACAGAGCAAGGAAATCGTGAAGGTCACATTCGGCTGAGGGTGCCTCAAAATCATTTTGAAACACTCCTGACTGGTTTTGAAGACATCAGCGATACCATTCAATCTAGAAATGTTTCCGGCCGCGACGTAACAAAAGAGTATGTGGACTTGGAGTCCCGTTTAGAAGCGAAAAACAAAGTAGAATCGCGTTTACTTACTTTCTTAGAACAGGCGGAAAAGACAGAAGATTTAATTAAGATTTCACAAGACCTTGAACGTGTTCAGGCTGAAATCGAGACGTTAAAAGGACAGATGAATTACTTAGAGAACCAGAGCGACTTTTCCACCATTACCGTCAGCCTGACGGAAACAAAAGTCGTTGTCCCTAAAGTTGATAGTCAGGAATTGAACACGTGGGAAAAAACAAAACAAGCTTTCTTTAGTTCCGTAAACGGACTCGTAAGCTTTTTCTCTTGGCTGTTTATTTTTATCATCGGTTATTCTCCAGTCATTGTCTTATTTGCGGCAATCGCGCTGCTTGGATGGCTCTGGATTCGTAGTCGAAAAAAGCGAGCGGATGAGAATTAACCATACTCCTTGCAGAAGAACCCTCCGTTTTTCTGCAAGTTTTTTATGGATTAACCTTTACACACTATGATCTGAGTCCGTGCCTTTCCACCCATATATTGAACTCCACACTTTTATTAGTAGATTCGCCCTCTACAATCTATGAAAATTTCATAGAATATAGTGCTGGACCAGCTAGCCAAGGGTAGAAAGGGGGATGGATTATGGTTCAATGTCTATCTTGCAATATCCCTCAGACTATGAAAGTTAATGAACAATATGCCTTTCAAGTGTGCGCACTTACAGCAGATTTAGTTTGTGTAGATGCCAAAATTGTTGCCACGTTAGGAAATCCTTCTCAGAAAGATGCCTTTGAACTGTATATGTACACCGAAGACCAGTTTGTTCCTGTATCTTTTAATGATATCGGTGTTTTCATTTACGAAGAGCCAACAATTAATAGCTGCGCTCTCCTGTTCATTACATTTAAAGCAACAGGGAAATACAGATTTCAATTGGATTTGGTTTCCGAAAGCGGCAACTTGCCTCTTGCTGATCTTTCATTTGAAGTCAATGTCATAAACGAGCTGGAATAGCAAAAAAGAAGCGAGCCCGGGAATTCGGACTTGCTTCTTTTATGATTAAGAATGATTCGCTTTTCTATTTTTTAAGCCTATAGCCACAACGGCGATTACGAAAAGGGACAGAACTCCCCCAACAAAACCGATAAACAACCAATTGTAGCCCCGGTCCGGCTCTACGAGAAAGACATCTGCTGTTTCTCGCTCCATACCTAACCGGTAAACGCCATCTTTTTGCTGCCGTATAATTCCATCTTGAATTAAACCGGTTAATTGCTGGTCATCCTTCAAGTTCGTTAGCTCCGTGGATTTCGTTTCTTCGGCATTATTTATAGCGATGATCATCGTCTGATCTTGATACGTACGCTTGAAAACAGCAAGTCCATCATTATTGTACATTTCCTTAAAATCGCCTCGGGTAAGAGCTGGAAATTGGTCTCTCATCGACGTAAGCTTCTCGATCCGGCGCTTCAGTTCTTCATCTTCTGCCTTGAAGTTCATCATAGAGATGCTTGAAGGATCTCCTCCATCATCTAATGGAACCTCAGATCCAAAATAAAG
It contains:
- a CDS encoding DegV family protein; the protein is MNVQILCDSGCDLSKETLEALSLEMLPLKVTINNEEYEDGKTISPLQVYESMRSGEAPKTSQVSPQAFRETFIKYVEKDQPFLYFALSSKLSGTYQTAKMVEQEIKEEYENAKFEVIDTKAASLGYGLVIMRIAELAKEGSSYEDILEIGEYHADHMEHIFTVDDLEYLYRGGRVSRTAAFVGSLLKIKPLLHMEDGKLVPLEKIRGSKKLWKRMVEIIGERGKDFENQRIAISHGDALETAEHLADMIKQEYNVKDIHIDMIGSSIGAHAGPGTIALFFLNDIYQ
- a CDS encoding DUF4349 domain-containing protein, translating into MFKKTKWFLIVLLSLTLIGCSSGEDQSAEESTADTSEPSEGATSEEVATNGLSETPESKDSSKVIPDNTEDKMMVYEAHIELETEDYDQFYQSLQEKMNETEAYIVETNIHKTEQGNREGHIRLRVPQNHFETLLTGFEDISDTIQSRNVSGRDVTKEYVDLESRLEAKNKVESRLLTFLEQAEKTEDLIKISQDLERVQAEIETLKGQMNYLENQSDFSTITVSLTETKVVVPKVDSQELNTWEKTKQAFFSSVNGLVSFFSWLFIFIIGYSPVIVLFAAIALLGWLWIRSRKKRADEN